The Pseudomonadota bacterium genome has a segment encoding these proteins:
- a CDS encoding methyltransferase domain-containing protein → MNELKSYALQGTTEHILNFMEGMNKGVVLDIPSGQGALSKKLESMGFTVFLGDLEGENILYRNKRVVQLNLNHSLPYKDRMFDFVICIEGIEHIENSHHLIRECSRVLKTNGYLVLSTPNVMSIKSRIRFLFYSYLDYFKYYGSITEESRHKLDDYDHQHINPVFYGEIKYILKKYGFTIEKIEANRKVKKWKVIYPFIKWLIRNKTKKRFQKDAFYLSDALLEGEDLLYIAKL, encoded by the coding sequence ATGAATGAGCTTAAAAGCTATGCCTTGCAAGGTACTACTGAACATATTTTAAATTTTATGGAGGGGATGAACAAAGGCGTTGTGCTTGATATTCCTTCCGGCCAGGGAGCACTGTCAAAGAAACTTGAAAGTATGGGATTTACAGTATTTTTAGGTGATCTTGAGGGTGAAAATATACTTTACAGAAACAAGAGGGTGGTGCAGCTTAATCTTAATCATTCATTGCCTTATAAAGATAGAATGTTTGATTTTGTTATATGCATTGAAGGGATAGAACATATAGAAAACTCTCACCATCTGATAAGGGAGTGTTCAAGGGTGCTTAAAACAAACGGCTACCTTGTTCTTAGCACGCCGAATGTGATGTCAATAAAATCAAGAATAAGGTTCCTGTTTTACAGTTACCTCGATTATTTTAAGTATTACGGCTCGATTACTGAAGAATCCAGGCATAAATTAGATGACTATGATCATCAGCATATAAATCCTGTTTTTTATGGGGAGATTAAATATATTCTGAAAAAATATGGATTCACTATTGAGAAAATAGAAGCAAATAGAAAGGTTAAAAAGTGGAAGGTTATTTATCCCTTTATTAAATGGCTTATTAGAAATAAAACAAAAAAACGTTTTCAAAAAGATGCATTTTATCTATCCGATGCATTATTGGAAGGCGAAGATTTACTATATATTGCAAAACTTTAA
- a CDS encoding TldD/PmbA family protein, with amino-acid sequence MDYEKLKDRAGKVFDSYELFSLKEKVKKYETRDAQLCGVEIKEEEGIALRGIKDKRLVFSYTYDRDDSAIEVLIENGVFLLPYVEKDESAGFPGKYEDYPFMNIYDNEGLKTDDMHKVAMLIEMEKAIIDYDKRIVVTRNCELQEAEIRVKIMNSNGLTTEGSKTLYMLSAMAVAKDVDEVSWYDWLWSNRLNEIDAKLFGIHTARKTVSFLSSEQIETGIYDGILTPQASSDMLGILAGSFLSENLYKDKTMLKGRRGTKCFSEIINMKDSGIHGIDSFPFDGEGVPSCESIVVKNGYFDAFLYDVYYGRKYNVPSTGNCARGGVKEPPRCAPRSFFIEKGVRDVTGELTNGVIIEELMGTHTANPVTGDFSLGAIGYICKNGSKRPFKGVIFSGNIFELLSNVKEVGNDLRFYGTCGSPSLYIEGLKISGK; translated from the coding sequence ATGGATTATGAAAAGTTAAAAGACAGGGCCGGCAAGGTCTTTGACAGTTATGAACTTTTTTCCCTGAAAGAAAAAGTAAAAAAATATGAAACCAGAGATGCCCAGTTGTGCGGAGTTGAGATCAAAGAAGAGGAAGGCATTGCACTGCGAGGCATCAAGGATAAAAGACTTGTTTTTTCCTATACATATGACCGGGACGACAGCGCAATCGAGGTACTGATAGAAAATGGCGTTTTTCTTTTGCCATATGTGGAAAAAGATGAAAGCGCCGGTTTTCCGGGGAAATATGAAGATTACCCTTTCATGAACATATACGATAACGAGGGCCTTAAAACTGATGATATGCACAAAGTTGCTATGCTTATCGAGATGGAGAAGGCGATTATTGACTATGATAAAAGGATTGTTGTTACAAGGAACTGTGAGCTTCAGGAAGCTGAGATCCGGGTAAAAATAATGAATTCCAACGGTTTAACAACAGAAGGCAGCAAGACATTATATATGCTCTCTGCCATGGCGGTAGCAAAGGATGTAGATGAGGTTTCATGGTATGACTGGCTGTGGTCCAACCGGTTGAATGAAATTGATGCAAAGCTCTTCGGGATACATACAGCCCGAAAGACGGTCTCTTTTCTTTCAAGCGAGCAGATTGAGACAGGTATTTATGACGGGATACTTACCCCGCAGGCGTCCTCTGACATGCTGGGGATACTCGCAGGCTCTTTTCTCTCAGAGAATCTTTATAAGGATAAAACCATGTTGAAGGGCAGGAGAGGAACAAAGTGCTTTTCTGAAATTATCAATATGAAAGACTCCGGTATACACGGAATAGACAGTTTCCCTTTTGACGGCGAAGGAGTCCCTTCTTGTGAAAGCATTGTTGTAAAGAACGGGTATTTTGATGCATTTCTCTACGACGTTTATTACGGCCGTAAATATAATGTACCGTCTACAGGCAATTGTGCGCGGGGAGGGGTGAAAGAACCGCCGAGGTGTGCGCCAAGAAGCTTTTTCATTGAGAAAGGTGTGCGGGATGTAACAGGTGAGTTGACAAATGGCGTTATAATCGAGGAACTTATGGGCACGCATACTGCAAATCCGGTAACCGGGGACTTTTCCCTTGGTGCGATAGGATATATATGCAAAAATGGCAGCAAAAGGCCCTTTAAAGGGGTAATTTTTTCAGGAAACATCTTTGAATTGCTGAGCAATGTGAAAGAGGTCGGGAACGATTTAAGGTTTTACGGTACATGCGGTTCCCCGTCTCTCTACATAGAAGGCTTAAAAATCAGCGGTAAATGA
- a CDS encoding N-acetyltransferase: MLRKAGIKDIKQIHSIINFSASKGEMLPRSLGELYDNMRDCFVYEENGVIVGAGALHICWEDLAEIRSLCVAESFRGRGIGRKLVTACIDEAYDFKIDKIFLLTYQEEFFKKCGFRTVDKRELPQKIWSDCIKCPKFPECDEIAMVRTVNSE, translated from the coding sequence ATGCTGAGAAAAGCCGGTATTAAGGATATAAAACAGATCCACAGCATCATAAATTTCTCTGCTTCAAAAGGGGAGATGCTGCCGAGATCCCTTGGTGAGCTGTACGATAACATGAGGGATTGCTTTGTCTATGAGGAAAATGGGGTTATTGTCGGTGCAGGCGCTCTCCATATCTGCTGGGAAGATCTTGCCGAAATACGGTCACTCTGTGTTGCCGAGTCCTTCAGGGGCAGGGGTATCGGCAGAAAGCTTGTTACTGCCTGCATAGATGAGGCCTATGATTTTAAAATTGACAAAATATTTCTCCTGACATACCAGGAGGAATTTTTTAAAAAATGCGGTTTCCGGACTGTGGATAAAAGGGAGCTTCCACAGAAGATATGGTCTGATTGTATAAAGTGTCCTAAATTTCCGGAATGTGATGAAATAGCAATGGTAAGAACAGTGAATAGTGAATAG